One Methanocaldococcus villosus KIN24-T80 genomic window carries:
- a CDS encoding protein-tyrosine phosphatase family protein, giving the protein MGKCRHNGEVSIFGVRPASFPYFPFHLKDKIGGFVILDELWLIRWCEIIEYPMRIPTLYVPIEDYSIPTVEDMDLIVDFIKYHVSRGKEVVVSCIGGHGRTGTVLAIWCGLNGVENPIEYVRERYCKCAVETKEQEEFVKYYLSIRID; this is encoded by the coding sequence ATGGGCAAGTGTAGGCATAATGGAGAAGTTAGTATTTTTGGAGTAAGACCTGCAAGTTTTCCTTATTTTCCATTTCATTTAAAAGATAAAATTGGAGGGTTTGTAATATTAGATGAGTTATGGTTGATAAGGTGGTGTGAAATTATAGAATATCCGATGAGAATTCCAACCTTATATGTGCCAATTGAGGATTATAGCATTCCAACTGTTGAGGATATGGATTTGATTGTTGATTTTATAAAATATCATGTTTCTAGAGGTAAAGAAGTTGTTGTTTCTTGTATTGGTGGGCATGGAAGGACTGGAACTGTTTTAGCAATTTGGTGTGGATTAAATGGGGTTGAGAATCCAATAGAGTATGTTAGAGAGCGTTATTGTAAATGTGCTGTTGAAACAAAAGAACAAGAAGAGTTTGTAAAATATTATTTAAGTATAAGGATTGATTAA